The following are encoded in a window of Dictyostelium discoideum AX4 chromosome 6 chromosome, whole genome shotgun sequence genomic DNA:
- the jcdE gene encoding transcription factor jumonji, jmjC domain-containing protein, giving the protein MSDDEFIDEYDDIYSKLCQEAQDFLIIKDIERIEKPTALEFYREYVSQNKPVIITGLLENWKAYKEWSDDYLENVMKDVEVTVSITNDGLADAVKPINENDPKSERVFCKPFEKKIKFQEYIKHSKKSSKENKNKLAYYIQYQNNSLNVEYDKLLNDIDESVIDFAKEAFGSNIDATNFWMGQDKSVSSLHQDPYENMYCVVRGTKIFTLLPPIDYPFLYKSEFPSASFVNVGCDDNDENIKLEIQIDNDPKMNIPWIPVDPTETLENNIKLGYPLIERAHPITIRVEAGEVLYLPSLYFHRVAQESNKTSNSLSTIAINYWFDMKYGINYVYFQFLKETTKYQKQIKNKNKK; this is encoded by the exons ATGtctgatgatgaatttataGATGAATATGATGATATTTATTCAAAACTATGTCAAGAAGCACAAg attttttaataattaaagatattgaaaGAATTGAAAAACCAACAGCATTAGAATTTTATAGAGAATATGTTTCACAAAATAAACCAGTTATTATTACAGGATTATTAGAAAATTGGAAAGCATATAAAGAATGGAGTGATGATTATTTAGAGAATGTAATGAAAGATGTTGAAGTAACAGTTTCAATTACAAATGATGGTTTAGCTGATGCAGTTAAaccaattaatgaaaatgatccAAAAAGTGAAAGAGTATTTTGTAAACcatttgaaaagaaaattaaatttcaagAATATATTAAACATTCAAAGAAATcatcaaaagaaaataaaaataaattagcaTATTATATCcaatatcaaaataatagtttaaatgttgaatatgataaattattaaatgatataGATGAATCGGTTATTGATTTCGCTAAAGAAGCATTTGGTAGTAATATAGATGCAACTAATTTTTGGATGGGTCAAGACAAATCAGTTTCATCACTTCATCAAGATCCATATGAAAATATGTATTGCGTTGTAAGGGGTACTAAAATATTCACTTTATTGCCACCAATAGATTACCCATTCCTATATAAATCTGAATTCCCATCTGCATCATTTGTTAATGTTGGttgtgatgataatgatgaaaatattaaattagagattcaaattgataatgatccAAAAATGAATATACCATGGATACCTGTTGACCCAACTGAAactttagaaaataatattaaacttGGTTATCCTTTAATTGAAAGAGCTCATCCAATAACCATTAGAGTTGAAGCTGGTGAAGTTTTATATTTACCATCACTTTATTTTCATAGGGTTGCTCaagaatcaaataaaactTCAAACTCATTATCAACAATAGCAATAAATTATTGGTTCGATATGAAATATGGTATAAACTatgtttattttcaatttttaaaagaaactacaaaatatcaaaaacaaattaaaaataaaaataaaaaataa